A single Defluviitalea saccharophila DNA region contains:
- the cimA gene encoding citramalate synthase — protein MKSMANKIAIFDSTLRDGAQAEGISFSVEDKLKIVKTLDEFGVAYIEAGNPGSNPKDLEFFERVKKLNLSNAKIAAFGSTRRRGISVEEDSNVKSLLSADTPVVVIFGKSWDFHVTDIIKTSLEENLEMIKDTLRFFKEKGKEVIFDAEHFFDGYKANPEYAMAALSAAVEGGADCIVLCETNGGAFPNEVYEITKKVVEAFEVPVGIHPHNDGGMAVANAIMAVEAGAIQVQGTFIGFGERCGNVNLSTVIGNLQLKKNFDCIPKEQMCTLTQTARRIAEIANVSLSDRMPYVGKSAFAHKGGMHIDGVSKASHSFEHINPELVGNERRFLMSEVAGRSTILSKIQKVNPNVTKDSPETKEIIDRLKELEHLGYQFEGAESTFELIIRKQLGKYRPFFELDHFKIIGEHPAGNEDFSSSAMIKVNVDGQVEITAAEGDGPVNALDKALRKALEVFYPALKEVHLTDYKVRVLDTKEATAAKVRVLIESTDGEDIWTTVGVSTDIIEASWIALVDSIEYKLIKDIEKKFKPYL, from the coding sequence ATGAAGAGCATGGCGAATAAAATAGCAATTTTTGATTCTACCTTAAGAGATGGTGCACAAGCAGAAGGAATTTCCTTTTCTGTAGAAGATAAATTAAAAATTGTAAAGACATTAGATGAGTTTGGGGTTGCCTATATTGAAGCCGGCAACCCAGGCTCAAATCCTAAGGATTTAGAGTTTTTCGAGAGAGTTAAAAAACTTAACCTTAGTAACGCCAAAATAGCAGCCTTTGGAAGCACAAGAAGAAGAGGTATATCCGTTGAAGAAGACAGCAATGTCAAGTCATTGCTTAGTGCAGATACACCGGTTGTCGTAATCTTCGGGAAGAGCTGGGATTTTCATGTGACGGATATTATTAAAACCTCTTTAGAGGAAAATCTTGAGATGATCAAAGACACCTTAAGATTTTTCAAAGAAAAAGGCAAAGAAGTGATTTTTGACGCAGAGCATTTCTTTGATGGATATAAAGCGAATCCTGAATATGCCATGGCAGCTTTATCTGCGGCAGTTGAAGGCGGTGCTGATTGTATCGTTCTTTGTGAAACCAATGGGGGAGCCTTTCCAAATGAAGTCTATGAAATTACTAAAAAAGTTGTGGAAGCTTTTGAAGTACCCGTTGGAATTCATCCTCATAATGACGGGGGAATGGCAGTTGCCAATGCAATTATGGCAGTAGAAGCCGGGGCTATCCAGGTTCAAGGAACCTTTATAGGTTTTGGAGAACGATGTGGTAATGTCAATCTATCCACTGTTATAGGAAATCTCCAACTTAAGAAAAATTTTGATTGCATACCTAAGGAACAGATGTGCACCCTTACGCAAACTGCCAGAAGAATAGCAGAAATTGCAAATGTAAGTTTAAGTGACAGAATGCCTTATGTAGGCAAAAGTGCTTTTGCTCATAAGGGCGGCATGCACATTGACGGCGTTTCAAAAGCCAGCCATTCCTTTGAACATATCAATCCTGAACTGGTGGGAAATGAAAGAAGATTTCTTATGTCAGAAGTTGCTGGCAGAAGCACTATTTTATCCAAAATACAAAAGGTTAATCCTAATGTTACGAAGGATTCCCCTGAGACCAAAGAAATTATTGATCGATTAAAAGAATTAGAGCATTTAGGCTATCAATTTGAAGGGGCAGAAAGTACTTTTGAACTGATTATTCGCAAGCAATTAGGAAAATATAGACCATTCTTTGAATTGGATCATTTTAAAATTATTGGGGAACATCCTGCAGGAAATGAAGATTTTAGTTCTTCAGCTATGATTAAAGTAAACGTTGATGGTCAAGTTGAAATTACTGCGGCAGAGGGCGACGGTCCTGTTAATGCTTTAGATAAAGCTTTAAGAAAAGCATTAGAGGTATTCTACCCTGCGCTTAAAGAAGTTCATCTTACAGACTATAAAGTAAGGGTTTTAGATACCAAAGAAGCTACAGCCGCAAAGGTTAGAGTATTAATTGAATCCACTGACGGTGAAGACATTTGGACGACAGTAGGCGTATCTACTGACATTATTGAAGCCAGCTGGATCGCACTAGTAGATTCTATTGAGTATAAATTAATCAAAGACATAGAGAAGAAGTTTAAACCATATTTGTGA
- a CDS encoding putative bifunctional diguanylate cyclase/phosphodiesterase, protein MNIINSNKKCKRRRQPVFHEKDVLGCHNVPLRLVGIGSFAILLLLIFIGYKLANFQLTIQFAQKASILLIITGVILAGIIFVLLKKYEEAQQKIFQLAYYDDLTKIPNRRFFEDKLLGFIEDSKKFKQKVALIYIDLDNFKVVNDTVGHAQGDAILKQVGELIKSCLRQSDIVSRFEGDEFVVLLPGVIEKNDVINIVKRVINVLQTPFLLNEKKFYVTASMGVAMYPDDAEDMKTIVQYADMAMNHAKEQGKNQYCLFESYMSTKLLEKYQLEEDLRHALDRNEFILYYQPQIDIMTGKMVGVEALIRWFHPNKGCISPAKFIPLAEETGLIVPIGEWVIRTACKQSTAWRKKGFSDVRVSVNLSAKQFQQPDFVEMIMKIIKETGMKPELLDLEITESLAMLDIELTKKILLKLRNMNINISLDDFGTGYSSLNYLKQLPINTVKIDKTFVDNITVDASQQTIAKAVIDLSHNMALQVIAEGVETWDQFSFLKFQKCDKVQGYLFSRPLSLEEIENILEQDKGFIA, encoded by the coding sequence GTGAATATTATTAATTCTAATAAAAAATGCAAAAGAAGAAGACAGCCAGTTTTTCATGAAAAGGATGTATTGGGATGTCATAATGTCCCTTTACGACTAGTGGGGATAGGTTCTTTCGCAATTTTATTATTATTAATTTTTATTGGTTATAAACTTGCAAATTTCCAACTAACCATCCAATTTGCACAAAAGGCATCCATATTACTCATAATCACTGGAGTAATTTTAGCAGGCATTATCTTTGTATTACTCAAAAAATACGAAGAAGCTCAACAAAAAATTTTTCAGTTGGCTTATTACGATGATTTAACTAAAATACCCAACCGAAGATTTTTTGAAGATAAATTATTGGGATTTATCGAGGACTCTAAGAAATTCAAGCAAAAAGTTGCGCTGATCTATATTGATTTAGATAATTTTAAAGTCGTAAATGATACCGTAGGGCATGCTCAGGGAGATGCCATACTTAAACAGGTTGGAGAATTGATTAAAAGCTGTTTGCGACAAAGCGATATTGTTTCACGATTTGAAGGAGACGAGTTTGTTGTCTTGCTTCCTGGGGTTATTGAAAAGAATGACGTCATTAACATAGTTAAGAGAGTCATTAATGTTCTTCAGACCCCATTTTTGTTGAATGAGAAAAAGTTTTATGTGACTGCCAGTATGGGGGTTGCTATGTATCCTGATGATGCAGAGGATATGAAAACCATTGTTCAATATGCGGATATGGCCATGAATCACGCAAAAGAACAGGGTAAAAATCAATATTGTCTTTTTGAATCCTATATGAGCACGAAACTATTGGAAAAATATCAATTGGAAGAGGATTTAAGGCATGCGCTGGATAGAAATGAATTCATCTTATATTATCAGCCGCAAATTGATATTATGACAGGTAAAATGGTGGGGGTAGAAGCGTTAATACGCTGGTTTCATCCTAATAAAGGATGTATTTCCCCTGCAAAGTTTATTCCTCTGGCAGAAGAAACAGGTTTAATTGTTCCTATAGGGGAATGGGTAATTCGTACAGCATGCAAACAAAGCACTGCATGGAGAAAAAAAGGTTTCAGTGATGTCCGCGTTTCAGTGAATTTATCTGCAAAGCAGTTCCAGCAGCCAGACTTCGTTGAAATGATTATGAAGATTATTAAAGAAACCGGTATGAAGCCAGAGCTTTTGGACTTAGAGATTACGGAGAGCTTGGCAATGCTGGATATTGAACTTACTAAAAAAATTCTCCTGAAGTTAAGAAATATGAATATTAATATTTCTTTGGATGACTTTGGAACAGGGTATTCCTCTTTAAATTATTTGAAGCAATTGCCCATCAATACGGTTAAAATTGATAAAACTTTCGTAGATAATATCACAGTGGATGCAAGTCAGCAGACCATTGCAAAAGCAGTGATTGATTTGTCTCATAATATGGCACTTCAGGTGATTGCTGAGGGCGTAGAGACATGGGATCAGTTTTCTTTTTTGAAATTTCAAAAATGCGACAAGGTCCAAGGCTATCTGTTTAGCAGACCTCTTTCCTTAGAAGAAATTGAAAATATACTAGAGCAGGATAAAGGGTTTATTGCATAA
- the ilvN gene encoding acetolactate synthase small subunit translates to MKRHVLSILVENHSGVLSRVSGLFSRRGYNIDSLSVGETEDPNVSRMTIVVRGDEYILEQIKKQLNKLIDVIKVIELKAEQSVYRELMLLKVGADTDKRAEIIEIVNIFRGRIVDVASESLMIEVTGDEGKLSALISMMEPYGIKEMIRTGLTALERGNKEIKQHKKYEEE, encoded by the coding sequence ATGAAGAGACATGTATTATCCATTTTGGTAGAAAACCACTCAGGGGTACTGAGTCGGGTTTCAGGACTTTTTAGTCGACGGGGCTATAATATCGACAGTCTTTCCGTGGGAGAAACTGAAGATCCCAATGTATCCCGTATGACTATTGTTGTTCGAGGAGACGAATATATCCTGGAACAAATTAAAAAGCAATTAAATAAGCTTATCGATGTTATTAAAGTTATAGAATTAAAAGCTGAACAATCTGTATACAGAGAATTAATGCTTTTAAAAGTAGGTGCTGATACCGATAAAAGAGCAGAAATTATTGAAATTGTAAATATTTTTAGAGGAAGAATAGTAGATGTTGCCAGTGAATCTTTAATGATTGAAGTAACTGGTGATGAAGGGAAACTATCAGCATTAATCAGCATGATGGAACCTTATGGAATTAAAGAAATGATCCGCACCGGCCTTACTGCTTTGGAGCGAGGAAATAAAGAAATCAAACAACACAAAAAATATGAGGAGGAATAA
- the ilvB gene encoding biosynthetic-type acetolactate synthase large subunit, translated as MKAAEAIVECLKREEVTTVFGYPGAAIMPLYEALRKSAIRHILVRQEQAAAHSASGYARTSGKVGVCIATSGPGATNLITGIATAYMDSIPLVAFTGQVKSTLIGRDVFQEVDITGATEPFIKHSYLVKDAKDLPRIIKEAFHIAKTGRPGPVLIDIPVDILNETIEFYYDKEINIRGYKPTYTGHIGQIKRALRRLRDSKKPIICIGGGIVSAKAEKELLAFAEKAKIPVVCTLMGLGGMNHNSPYYIGMVGSHGHKVANKAVSEADVAVFMGARIADRATGGSKLFAKNADIIHIDVDPAEIGKNLGTSIPVVGDVRNILEQFLEMAEPLHTDEWVQYLRDLKANDKKDRKPTKNVNPKYAIKLLSEFLDKNAILVGDVGQNQMWSALNFNIFDDRKFFTSGGLGTMGYSLPAAIGAAIAAPERQVVATMGDGGFQMSLFELATLKQNKVKLIILLFNNTGLGMVREMQYKNYKAEYGVDLSGNPDFIKLADAYGIKGRRVFQDDELKEVFDEAIHSDETFLIECIVDPKESTL; from the coding sequence ATGAAGGCTGCAGAAGCGATTGTAGAATGTTTAAAGAGAGAAGAGGTTACTACAGTCTTTGGATATCCGGGGGCGGCTATAATGCCCTTGTATGAAGCTTTAAGAAAGTCAGCTATTCGTCATATTTTAGTTCGACAAGAACAGGCAGCTGCTCATAGTGCCAGTGGATATGCCCGTACCTCAGGTAAAGTAGGTGTATGTATTGCTACTTCAGGGCCGGGGGCTACGAATTTAATCACAGGAATTGCAACTGCTTATATGGACTCCATTCCTCTTGTTGCATTTACAGGACAGGTAAAATCAACATTAATAGGAAGAGATGTGTTTCAAGAGGTTGACATTACAGGAGCCACAGAACCTTTTATTAAACATAGTTATCTTGTAAAAGATGCAAAAGATCTTCCACGAATCATCAAAGAAGCCTTTCATATCGCAAAAACTGGAAGACCGGGACCAGTCCTTATTGATATTCCGGTAGACATACTAAATGAAACCATTGAGTTTTATTATGATAAAGAAATTAACATCAGAGGTTATAAGCCTACATATACAGGTCATATCGGACAGATCAAAAGAGCATTAAGAAGACTTAGAGACAGTAAAAAACCAATTATATGCATTGGTGGGGGAATTGTCAGTGCAAAGGCAGAAAAGGAACTTCTTGCTTTTGCAGAAAAAGCAAAGATTCCGGTAGTATGTACTTTAATGGGTCTTGGAGGAATGAACCATAATTCCCCATACTATATTGGAATGGTAGGTTCACATGGACATAAAGTTGCCAACAAGGCGGTTTCTGAAGCAGATGTAGCAGTCTTTATGGGCGCCCGAATTGCAGATCGAGCAACTGGCGGAAGTAAGCTATTTGCCAAGAATGCAGATATTATTCATATAGATGTAGACCCTGCAGAAATTGGGAAAAATTTAGGAACCTCCATACCAGTTGTAGGGGATGTGAGAAATATCCTGGAACAATTCCTGGAGATGGCGGAACCTTTACATACGGACGAATGGGTACAATACCTCAGAGATTTGAAAGCAAACGATAAAAAAGACAGGAAGCCCACCAAGAATGTCAATCCCAAATATGCGATAAAGCTTCTTTCTGAGTTTTTAGATAAAAACGCTATTTTAGTTGGGGATGTAGGTCAGAACCAAATGTGGTCAGCACTCAACTTTAATATATTCGATGACAGAAAGTTTTTTACATCAGGCGGTTTAGGCACCATGGGATATAGTTTGCCTGCTGCCATTGGGGCAGCCATAGCGGCGCCTGAAAGGCAGGTTGTCGCAACCATGGGAGACGGCGGATTTCAAATGAGTTTATTTGAATTAGCCACTTTAAAACAAAACAAAGTGAAATTAATTATACTGTTGTTTAATAATACAGGATTGGGCATGGTTAGAGAAATGCAGTATAAAAATTATAAAGCAGAGTATGGCGTAGATTTAAGCGGCAATCCTGATTTTATTAAACTGGCAGATGCCTATGGCATTAAAGGTAGAAGAGTTTTTCAGGATGATGAACTTAAAGAAGTATTTGATGAAGCTATTCATTCCGATGAGACATTTTTAATAGAATGTATCGTCGATCCAAAAGAAAGCACACTTTGA
- the ilvC gene encoding ketol-acid reductoisomerase, whose translation MAKLYYEQDCNLNLLKGKTVAIIGYGSQGHAHALNLHESGVDVVVGLYEGSKSWAKAEEAGLKVAVAAEAAAQADIIMILINDEKQAKLYKESIEPNLAPGKSLVFAHGFNIHYGQIVPPADVNVFMVAPKGPGHTVRSQYQEGKGVPCLVAVYQDATGNAKDLALAYAAGIGGARAGILETTFKEETETDLFGEQAVLCGGVSELMKAGFETLVEAGYQPESAYFECMHEMKLIVDLINQGGLSYMRYSISDTAEFGDYSVGKRIITEETKKEMKKVLREIQDGTFAKNWILENQANRPSFNARRRMEAEHQIEKVGKELRKMMSWIQEK comes from the coding sequence ATGGCAAAATTATATTATGAACAGGATTGTAATTTAAATTTATTAAAAGGAAAAACAGTAGCGATTATTGGATATGGGAGCCAAGGTCATGCCCATGCCCTTAACTTACATGAATCTGGTGTAGATGTAGTGGTTGGACTTTATGAAGGCAGCAAGTCCTGGGCAAAAGCAGAAGAGGCAGGACTTAAAGTTGCTGTTGCAGCAGAAGCAGCAGCTCAGGCTGATATTATTATGATTCTTATTAATGATGAAAAACAAGCTAAATTATATAAAGAAAGCATTGAACCCAATTTAGCTCCAGGAAAATCTTTAGTTTTTGCTCATGGTTTTAATATCCACTACGGACAAATCGTACCTCCGGCAGATGTAAATGTATTTATGGTTGCACCTAAGGGACCCGGACATACCGTAAGAAGTCAATATCAGGAAGGAAAAGGAGTTCCTTGTTTGGTTGCTGTATATCAAGATGCTACAGGCAATGCAAAAGATTTAGCCCTTGCGTATGCAGCGGGAATTGGTGGAGCAAGAGCTGGTATTCTTGAAACCACTTTCAAAGAAGAAACTGAAACAGACCTTTTCGGAGAACAAGCGGTACTCTGCGGAGGAGTTTCTGAACTGATGAAAGCAGGATTTGAAACCTTGGTAGAAGCTGGATATCAACCAGAAAGTGCTTATTTTGAATGTATGCATGAAATGAAATTAATCGTAGACTTAATCAACCAGGGTGGATTAAGCTACATGAGATATTCCATCAGTGATACAGCAGAATTTGGAGATTACTCCGTTGGAAAACGTATCATCACAGAAGAAACGAAGAAAGAAATGAAAAAGGTATTAAGAGAAATCCAAGACGGTACCTTCGCTAAGAATTGGATTTTAGAAAATCAGGCAAATCGTCCTTCATTTAACGCAAGAAGAAGAATGGAAGCAGAACATCAAATTGAAAAAGTAGGAAAAGAACTTCGCAAAATGATGAGCTGGATTCAAGAAAAATAA
- a CDS encoding Crp/Fnr family transcriptional regulator, giving the protein MEKHIAALKRIPVFSGMSEEQLKKISQLEIKKEYPKGSIIFNEGDKGESFFYIQSGKIKVYKTSFDGREIILNIFGEGAILAEVTMFNDIEYPATAEVIEDAEVGMIYNRDIEKMVLENRELALQIIKVLSKRLYYSQMNVKEIALNDTYIRTAKVLINLAKEYGKDTPKGIEINLGMTRQDIANIVGTTRETASRAMSQLKKKKLIDMDGKNIIIKDIRRLKEEIEE; this is encoded by the coding sequence GTGGAGAAGCACATTGCTGCCTTAAAAAGAATTCCTGTTTTCTCCGGCATGTCGGAGGAGCAGCTAAAAAAAATCAGCCAATTAGAAATAAAAAAAGAATATCCAAAAGGCTCAATTATCTTTAATGAGGGGGATAAAGGAGAGTCCTTTTTCTATATTCAATCGGGCAAGATAAAAGTGTATAAAACATCTTTTGATGGAAGAGAAATCATCCTGAATATTTTTGGAGAAGGAGCAATTTTAGCTGAAGTCACCATGTTTAATGACATAGAATATCCTGCTACGGCAGAAGTGATTGAAGATGCTGAAGTTGGAATGATTTATAATCGAGACATAGAAAAGATGGTATTAGAAAACAGAGAACTGGCATTACAGATTATAAAAGTATTGAGCAAACGACTTTATTATTCTCAAATGAACGTAAAAGAAATCGCTTTAAATGACACCTATATAAGAACTGCAAAAGTATTGATCAATCTTGCAAAAGAGTATGGAAAAGACACACCTAAAGGTATCGAAATTAATCTGGGAATGACAAGGCAGGATATAGCCAATATTGTCGGAACGACAAGGGAAACGGCAAGCCGGGCGATGAGTCAGTTAAAAAAGAAAAAGTTGATCGACATGGATGGTAAAAACATTATTATAAAAGACATCAGGAGATTGAAGGAAGAAATTGAAGAATAA
- the leuC gene encoding 3-isopropylmalate dehydratase large subunit, translating into MGMTMTQKILAAHAGLESVVAGQLIEARLDLVLGNDVTTPVAVKEFSKVGIDKVFDKTKVAIVPDHFTPNKDIKAAEQCKFIREFARDKEIENYFEVGEMGIEHALIPEKGLVVPGDVVIGADSHTCTYGALGAFSTGIGSTDMAAGMATGKAWFKVPSALKFVLTGKMQKWVSGKDVILHIIGMIGVDGALYKSMEFVGDGIKNLSMDDRFTMANMAIEAGAKNGIFPVDEKTLEYVKAHSTKEYTIYEADEDAEYDAVYEIDLSTIRPTVAFPHLPENTRTIDEVGDIQVDQVVIGSCTNGRMEDLRMAASILRGKKVAKGVRVIVFPGTQKIYLQALEEGLVKDIVEAGAVFSTPTCGPCLGGHMGILAKGERAIATTNRNFVGRMGHPESEVYLASPAVAAASALTGKITNPEEIA; encoded by the coding sequence ATGGGAATGACAATGACACAAAAAATATTGGCAGCTCATGCAGGGCTTGAAAGCGTAGTAGCTGGTCAATTGATAGAAGCTCGCTTAGACCTGGTACTTGGAAATGACGTAACCACACCGGTGGCAGTAAAGGAATTTTCAAAGGTTGGAATAGATAAAGTGTTCGATAAAACAAAAGTGGCAATTGTACCGGACCACTTTACACCCAATAAAGATATCAAAGCAGCAGAACAATGTAAATTTATCCGTGAATTTGCCCGTGATAAAGAAATAGAAAACTATTTTGAAGTAGGAGAAATGGGAATAGAGCATGCCCTTATCCCAGAAAAAGGTCTGGTTGTACCAGGAGATGTAGTAATCGGAGCGGACTCCCATACCTGTACTTATGGTGCTCTTGGAGCTTTTTCAACAGGTATCGGAAGTACCGATATGGCAGCCGGAATGGCGACAGGCAAAGCATGGTTCAAAGTACCATCAGCTCTTAAATTCGTTTTAACAGGAAAAATGCAAAAATGGGTAAGCGGTAAAGATGTTATTTTACACATTATCGGTATGATTGGCGTAGATGGTGCATTATACAAATCTATGGAGTTTGTTGGAGATGGTATTAAAAATCTTTCCATGGATGACCGTTTTACTATGGCGAATATGGCTATTGAAGCCGGAGCAAAAAATGGTATTTTCCCTGTAGACGAAAAAACATTAGAATATGTTAAAGCCCATTCTACTAAAGAATACACCATCTATGAAGCAGATGAAGATGCAGAATATGATGCAGTTTACGAAATTGATCTTAGTACCATTCGTCCAACTGTAGCATTTCCACATCTTCCAGAGAATACCCGTACCATTGATGAAGTAGGAGATATACAAGTAGATCAGGTAGTTATCGGATCTTGCACCAATGGACGTATGGAAGACTTAAGAATGGCTGCAAGCATTTTAAGAGGAAAGAAAGTGGCAAAAGGGGTTCGTGTAATTGTATTCCCTGGAACACAAAAAATTTATCTTCAAGCTTTAGAAGAAGGCTTGGTTAAAGATATCGTTGAAGCTGGAGCAGTATTCAGTACACCTACCTGCGGACCTTGTCTTGGAGGACATATGGGAATACTTGCTAAAGGTGAAAGAGCGATTGCTACAACCAACAGAAACTTTGTAGGTCGTATGGGTCATCCGGAATCTGAAGTATACCTGGCAAGTCCTGCTGTAGCAGCTGCATCTGCGCTGACAGGCAAAATCACCAATCCGGAAGAAATAGCGTAA